A region of Polynucleobacter sp. JS-Mosq-20-D10 DNA encodes the following proteins:
- a CDS encoding CBS domain-containing protein codes for MTTVKQVIEQKAKAIFSVRSSDTVEDVLMLMREHRVRAILVIDDGVLAGIVSQGDCAIKVLLPNNNPKQVAVSKIMTAKPLTVTLSNSLDECMAIMVHKHIRHLPVLEEAQVVGVISVGDLVKSIIEHQGSQIKFLETYIHGHGA; via the coding sequence ATGACAACAGTAAAGCAAGTTATTGAGCAAAAAGCGAAAGCCATTTTTTCTGTACGATCATCTGATACCGTAGAAGATGTCTTGATGCTGATGCGCGAGCATCGAGTAAGAGCCATTTTAGTTATCGATGACGGTGTTTTGGCGGGGATCGTGTCACAGGGGGATTGCGCTATAAAAGTGTTATTGCCGAACAATAATCCAAAACAAGTGGCCGTTTCAAAAATAATGACAGCAAAACCACTTACCGTAACGCTATCTAACTCATTAGATGAGTGTATGGCAATAATGGTTCATAAGCACATCAGACACTTACCCGTTCTAGAGGAAGCTCAAGTGGTTGGAGTGATTTCTGTTGGAGATTTAGTAAAAAGCATTATTGAACATCAAGGTAGTCAGATTAAGTTTCTAGAAACTTACATTCATGGTCACGGAGCTTAG
- a CDS encoding superoxide dismutase family protein, whose protein sequence is MIKKISLSVGAASVLLLVACQSMEQGAGQKASASLESRSGSNAKGTVNFVWQGHDVLVTGNFSGLKPNAEQGFHVHEKGDCSAPDATSAGGHFNPDTKSHGMPGSGANHAGDMPNIKSDANGNAIYSAKLSGFTVNNGPTGILGKSVVVHRDPDDYKSQPAGNSGPRIACGLIK, encoded by the coding sequence ATGATTAAAAAGATTTCCCTATCAGTCGGCGCTGCATCGGTTTTGTTGCTGGTAGCCTGCCAGTCAATGGAGCAGGGCGCCGGTCAAAAAGCGTCCGCCAGCCTAGAGTCGCGCTCAGGCTCAAATGCAAAAGGTACAGTAAATTTTGTATGGCAAGGGCATGATGTTTTGGTCACCGGAAATTTTTCTGGATTAAAGCCAAATGCTGAACAAGGGTTTCATGTTCATGAAAAAGGAGATTGCTCCGCCCCTGATGCTACTAGTGCAGGCGGCCACTTTAATCCAGACACAAAATCGCATGGAATGCCTGGAAGCGGCGCAAATCATGCTGGAGACATGCCAAACATTAAATCGGATGCCAACGGAAATGCCATTTACTCTGCAAAGCTAAGTGGCTTTACTGTGAATAATGGGCCAACTGGTATTTTGGGAAAATCTGTTGTTGTGCATCGTGACCCCGATGATTACAAATCACAACCAGCAGGCAACTCAGGTCCAAGAATTGCATGCGGCTTAATTAAGTAA
- a CDS encoding site-specific integrase, with protein MSQARVLNPQELRRVLDHVATRRHSARNRAMLLLTHYAGMRVGEVAALRINDVLNSDNTIKDEVRLMPEQTKGKHARTVYLNERMRKEISQYLRVLRIKDASKPLFYTQKQAGFSANSLAQYFFYLYRACLLDGASSHSGRRSFLTGLANKGTAIHILKSLAGHRNISTTASYLYSSPTQLKAAVELV; from the coding sequence ATGTCACAAGCAAGAGTTTTAAATCCACAAGAACTACGCCGAGTTTTAGACCATGTTGCTACACGTAGGCACAGCGCTCGTAATCGCGCTATGTTGCTACTTACGCACTACGCGGGTATGCGAGTAGGTGAAGTTGCCGCCCTACGCATAAACGACGTTTTAAATAGCGACAACACGATTAAGGATGAAGTGCGCTTAATGCCCGAGCAAACCAAAGGAAAGCATGCTCGTACTGTTTACCTAAATGAACGTATGCGTAAGGAGATTAGCCAGTACTTGCGTGTACTTCGTATTAAAGATGCCAGCAAGCCTTTGTTCTACACACAAAAACAAGCTGGTTTCTCTGCTAACTCATTAGCCCAGTACTTCTTTTATCTCTATCGAGCCTGCTTACTAGATGGTGCAAGCAGCCATAGTGGCAGACGTAGCTTTCTAACTGGGCTTGCTAATAAGGGTACGGCGATCCATATTTTGAAGAGCCTAGCAGGACATAGAAACATTAGCACTACCGCAAGCTATCTCTATAGCAGTCCAACACAACTTAAGGCCGCAGTTGAACTTGTGTAA
- a CDS encoding glutathione S-transferase family protein: MLKLYYHPSPNPAKVALYLEETNTPYEIIVTDTRKGDQHKPEFRAINPNGKTPALVDGDIKVFDSNAIMLYLGEKIGKFMPANTPQAHAELYSWLMFVATGIGPYCGQAVHFKHFAPEPKEYAVNRYDFEAWRHWLLIEERLSKQPYMLSEYSIVDMSVWGWARVIPFVLGEGAWEKLPSVKRLLDEINAKPSAQAVEAIKAKYTFKTEVDEESKKNLFPSNERLKK; this comes from the coding sequence ATGCTTAAGCTCTACTATCACCCATCACCTAATCCAGCAAAAGTAGCTTTGTATTTAGAAGAGACCAATACGCCTTACGAAATTATTGTTACCGATACCCGTAAGGGCGATCAACACAAACCAGAATTTAGAGCAATCAATCCTAATGGAAAGACGCCTGCTTTAGTTGATGGCGACATTAAGGTGTTCGATAGCAATGCCATCATGCTTTACTTGGGCGAGAAGATTGGTAAGTTTATGCCGGCAAATACGCCACAGGCACATGCTGAGCTTTATTCATGGCTCATGTTTGTTGCGACTGGCATTGGTCCGTATTGCGGACAGGCTGTTCACTTCAAGCACTTTGCCCCAGAGCCAAAAGAATATGCCGTTAATCGTTATGACTTTGAAGCATGGCGTCACTGGCTATTAATTGAAGAGCGTCTATCTAAACAGCCCTATATGCTTAGTGAATACAGCATTGTTGATATGTCTGTTTGGGGCTGGGCCAGGGTGATACCGTTTGTATTGGGCGAAGGTGCCTGGGAAAAACTACCTAGTGTGAAACGCCTTTTAGACGAGATTAATGCCAAGCCAAGTGCCCAGGCTGTTGAGGCGATTAAGGCTAAGTACACATTCAAGACAGAGGTAGATGAAGAGTCCAAAAAAAATCTTTTTCCCAGCAATGAACGACTCAAAAAATAA
- a CDS encoding tautomerase family protein codes for MPFVRIDLSKKHSESFAQQVGEIVYEVMMGHINVPKDDKFQVITRHESQELVIPKSYLGIEYSEDIVFIQVTLNEGRTTEIKKKFYKAICEGLVEKLKVRPQDIVINLVEVSKENWSFGNGEMQYAPKD; via the coding sequence ATGCCATTTGTCAGAATTGATTTAAGTAAAAAACATTCAGAAAGCTTTGCCCAGCAAGTGGGCGAGATTGTTTATGAAGTGATGATGGGGCACATTAATGTGCCTAAAGATGATAAGTTTCAAGTTATTACTAGGCACGAAAGCCAGGAGCTGGTTATACCCAAAAGTTATCTAGGCATTGAGTATTCTGAAGATATTGTTTTCATCCAGGTGACTCTAAATGAGGGCAGAACTACGGAGATAAAGAAGAAGTTCTACAAAGCCATATGTGAAGGTTTGGTTGAAAAGCTCAAGGTCAGACCCCAGGATATCGTTATTAATTTAGTTGAGGTGAGTAAGGAAAACTGGTCATTTGGCAATGGAGAAATGCAATACGCACCAAAGGATTAG
- a CDS encoding haloacid dehalogenase type II → MYKLIAFDAYGTLFDVYSISQLAEELFPGHGQALALMWRDRQIEYTRLVTMSDPNPNGSKYYLPFWELTIRALRYVCKRMNLSLTPEYEKRLMDQYAKLTSFEDSLAVLKTIKEKTIFTAILSNGNKDMLATVVDSNGLNFYLDKVITVEDIHLFKTAPQAYDLLLKTFPIKKEEVLFVSSNAWDALAAKWFGFDVFWVNRLGHPFEEIGERPNYEGSSLSKVLEVI, encoded by the coding sequence ATGTACAAGCTAATTGCCTTTGATGCCTATGGAACATTGTTTGATGTGTACTCCATCAGTCAGTTGGCAGAAGAATTATTTCCGGGGCATGGCCAGGCGCTTGCTTTGATGTGGCGCGATCGTCAAATTGAGTACACCCGCTTAGTGACGATGAGCGATCCCAACCCAAATGGCAGTAAGTACTATCTCCCGTTTTGGGAATTAACTATTCGTGCATTGCGTTATGTCTGTAAGCGGATGAATTTGAGTCTCACACCAGAATACGAAAAGCGGCTGATGGATCAATATGCCAAGCTAACTAGTTTTGAAGATAGCTTGGCCGTTCTAAAAACCATTAAAGAAAAAACTATTTTTACGGCCATATTGTCTAATGGCAACAAAGACATGCTCGCCACCGTAGTCGACAGCAACGGCCTGAACTTCTATTTAGATAAAGTGATAACAGTGGAAGATATACATTTATTTAAAACTGCTCCGCAAGCCTATGATCTTCTTTTAAAAACATTCCCAATTAAAAAAGAAGAAGTTCTCTTTGTATCGAGCAACGCTTGGGACGCGCTAGCAGCCAAATGGTTTGGTTTTGATGTGTTTTGGGTTAATCGTCTTGGGCATCCGTTTGAAGAAATTGGTGAGAGGCCAAATTATGAGGGTAGCTCCTTAAGCAAAGTATTGGAAGTAATTTAA
- a CDS encoding sensor histidine kinase: protein MKYANEIFFLVFALILWGLLYGSRFILMSGKTNQSKKLWLTALTLTATSFTLFALASTISLFLLTLANTCFIASFIYFGLFCRSLSILIPKNVNMLVLAGLLFFAVLFEYLRQRGLFIQRVGLVSIIGALCFVWELKELMRLKGIGSTQLRFLVYTIAIEIALTVARFVALYIDGGFSTPNLYQEGVVSASIRWAWLGISILSYVAVLGYWLEKLSIENIQVAGEHEKITELLKEKERLIYGLMKANKTAATGALSASIAHELNQPLGASNLNIQFLKMKLEKGVLNPELGKEILDSLEQDNKRAATIVKSLRSIFTEGESNTQKVLLGDLIEKVLDIVKPELKSKNIQIQLQVDNGLLIQVNSAEIEQVILNLLNNAIQALANSGTLQRRIVIDAIRDGKSVQLSVSDNGPGVIADFKSQLFELLSTTKQTGMGLGLWLCKHIVTRYGGFIQYEDAVAGGARFVIKLPQAYQ from the coding sequence ATGAAATACGCAAACGAAATATTCTTCCTTGTTTTTGCTCTGATCCTATGGGGATTACTTTACGGCTCAAGGTTCATATTAATGTCGGGCAAAACTAACCAGTCCAAAAAACTCTGGCTAACCGCCCTCACGCTTACTGCTACTTCCTTTACGCTCTTCGCATTAGCGTCAACAATATCTTTATTCTTGCTTACATTAGCAAACACATGTTTTATTGCAAGCTTTATTTACTTTGGATTATTTTGTCGCTCTCTTAGTATTTTGATCCCAAAAAATGTGAACATGCTTGTTCTTGCGGGCTTGTTGTTTTTCGCTGTTTTATTTGAGTACTTAAGACAAAGGGGATTATTTATACAAAGGGTTGGTTTGGTCAGCATAATAGGAGCCCTCTGTTTTGTTTGGGAGCTAAAGGAGTTAATGCGTCTCAAAGGAATTGGCTCGACTCAACTCCGGTTTTTGGTTTACACCATCGCTATCGAGATAGCCCTTACCGTTGCTAGGTTTGTAGCTTTGTATATTGATGGTGGGTTCTCTACTCCTAACTTATATCAAGAAGGTGTAGTTAGTGCGTCAATTAGATGGGCGTGGCTTGGCATCTCCATCCTATCTTATGTAGCAGTTCTTGGTTATTGGCTAGAAAAGCTCAGCATTGAAAATATTCAAGTCGCTGGCGAACATGAAAAAATTACTGAGCTCTTAAAAGAAAAAGAGCGACTCATCTACGGCCTGATGAAAGCGAATAAAACCGCGGCAACTGGCGCCTTATCTGCATCGATTGCCCACGAACTCAACCAGCCTCTTGGCGCATCTAATCTCAACATTCAGTTTCTGAAAATGAAGCTAGAAAAGGGGGTTCTTAATCCGGAGCTGGGTAAAGAAATCTTAGACTCCCTAGAGCAAGATAACAAGAGAGCCGCTACGATTGTTAAGTCACTGAGGTCAATATTTACAGAAGGTGAATCGAATACTCAAAAAGTTCTGTTGGGTGATTTGATAGAAAAAGTTCTAGATATTGTTAAGCCGGAACTCAAGTCTAAAAATATCCAAATTCAGCTTCAAGTTGATAATGGTTTACTTATTCAGGTTAATTCGGCAGAAATTGAACAAGTGATATTAAATTTGCTCAATAACGCGATTCAAGCATTGGCAAATTCCGGCACGCTCCAGCGTCGTATAGTTATAGATGCCATTAGGGATGGTAAGTCGGTTCAATTAAGTGTTTCTGACAATGGCCCAGGTGTAATTGCGGACTTCAAATCTCAACTATTTGAGTTATTGAGCACTACCAAGCAGACTGGTATGGGTCTGGGACTATGGCTTTGTAAGCATATCGTCACTAGGTATGGAGGCTTTATCCAATATGAGGATGCTGTTGCGGGTGGAGCTAGATTTGTCATTAAGTTGCCACAAGCATATCAATAA
- a CDS encoding BLUF domain-containing protein, producing MTHLIELTYVSEPAQEMSFLGLMRLLYHSYLRNTSMEITGALIFENNRFGQVIEGPRTQIEGLWEKIQKDTRHKNIHLVESKPIEHRSFSKWTMVFQGSEEVAKKLPEIAMAVENVNFPAGHPLLIALRDLK from the coding sequence ATGACCCATTTGATCGAATTAACTTATGTGAGCGAGCCGGCTCAAGAAATGTCTTTTCTCGGTTTGATGCGTTTGCTTTATCACTCCTATTTGAGAAATACGAGCATGGAGATTACAGGCGCCCTGATTTTTGAAAATAATCGCTTTGGTCAAGTCATTGAAGGGCCAAGGACTCAGATCGAAGGTTTATGGGAAAAAATTCAAAAAGATACTAGGCATAAAAATATTCACCTCGTAGAGTCAAAGCCAATTGAACATAGAAGCTTTAGTAAGTGGACTATGGTTTTTCAGGGTAGTGAAGAAGTAGCTAAAAAATTACCTGAAATAGCTATGGCCGTTGAGAATGTAAATTTTCCTGCTGGACACCCACTCTTGATCGCTCTGAGAGATCTGAAATAA
- a CDS encoding acyltransferase family protein, whose amino-acid sequence MYLKYHSINYRKDIDGLRALAVLSTIAYHAFPNLVSGGFVGVDIFFVISGFLITKIILENLESNSFSFAEFYFRRIRRIFPALFLILVTCYAFGWFALYASEFKGVGEHIAASAGFFQNFILLNEIAYFERSVDTKPLIHLWSLSIEEQFYLLWPAIIWILYKARINLLGAVLILILISFSINIYNIKFDPITTFYSPLSRFWELLVGALWACISLRNSQEARQFSQAALNVFSWVGLILINIAIFWISGKNSFPGWWALLPTVGAVLLISANSEASINRVFLSNNVMVWLGVISYPLYLWHWILLSFGQIISAGKLSDFHKIALILVAIGLAYLTHRYWERLFRYQGKKVAVLLIALMTSIGYQGWSVYVRDGLDFRHKYVLDLHGGRPPHSDKACLQEFVGYQPTFCRLSYVGKNIETVLIGDSIAHNHFSGLERYYSNIGKSFAMVGWPGTQPFLKKTEAENYSLETGHKMNQLIIGLAHDQSVKTVILGFRETAINSLEKVQLERTIKFLRDNGKQAILISPPPHLSFEPIECTGMPPFRPTLNKECIQLAKDINAQYFIARTELIKIAENSNVKLFDTYQQICIQDKCQLRIEGGLLYRNKGYLSIAGSEKIFEKFTE is encoded by the coding sequence ATGTATTTAAAATACCACTCTATAAATTATCGCAAGGATATTGACGGGCTTAGAGCATTAGCCGTGCTCTCAACCATTGCCTACCACGCATTTCCTAACTTGGTTAGTGGTGGTTTTGTAGGCGTTGATATTTTTTTTGTGATCTCTGGGTTTTTAATCACAAAAATTATTTTAGAAAATTTAGAGTCAAATAGTTTTAGCTTTGCAGAGTTTTATTTCCGACGGATCAGACGAATATTTCCAGCATTATTTTTGATACTCGTAACATGCTATGCATTTGGCTGGTTCGCACTTTATGCCTCAGAATTCAAGGGGGTGGGAGAGCATATAGCCGCCAGCGCCGGCTTTTTTCAAAATTTCATTCTTTTAAATGAAATCGCCTACTTTGAAAGAAGCGTAGATACAAAACCATTAATTCATTTATGGTCATTATCTATCGAAGAGCAATTTTATTTACTTTGGCCAGCAATTATTTGGATCTTGTACAAGGCTCGAATTAATTTATTGGGTGCAGTTTTAATCTTAATATTAATTTCATTTTCTATAAATATTTATAACATTAAATTTGATCCAATCACCACTTTCTACTCACCCCTTAGTCGCTTTTGGGAGTTATTAGTTGGCGCACTTTGGGCATGTATTTCACTTAGAAATAGCCAAGAAGCAAGACAATTCAGTCAGGCCGCCTTAAATGTGTTTTCTTGGGTCGGGCTAATACTGATTAACATCGCCATTTTTTGGATTAGTGGTAAAAATTCATTTCCGGGTTGGTGGGCATTATTGCCGACTGTAGGGGCGGTTCTACTAATATCGGCGAACAGCGAAGCAAGTATAAATAGAGTATTTCTTTCTAATAATGTGATGGTTTGGCTGGGAGTCATTAGCTACCCATTGTATTTGTGGCATTGGATTTTGCTAAGCTTTGGACAAATTATCTCGGCCGGAAAATTATCTGATTTTCATAAAATTGCGCTCATCCTAGTCGCGATCGGACTAGCTTATCTTACGCATAGATATTGGGAGAGACTGTTTCGTTATCAGGGCAAAAAAGTTGCTGTTTTATTGATCGCCCTCATGACGTCGATTGGCTATCAAGGGTGGAGTGTTTATGTTCGAGATGGCTTAGATTTTAGACATAAATATGTTTTAGATCTTCATGGAGGAAGGCCGCCACATTCAGATAAAGCCTGCTTACAAGAGTTCGTAGGTTACCAACCAACTTTTTGTAGATTATCTTACGTAGGCAAAAATATAGAGACGGTATTAATTGGAGATAGCATCGCTCATAATCACTTTTCAGGGCTTGAGCGATATTATTCAAATATTGGTAAGAGTTTTGCCATGGTGGGGTGGCCAGGGACTCAGCCATTTCTTAAAAAGACTGAGGCAGAAAATTATTCGCTCGAGACCGGGCATAAAATGAATCAACTCATTATTGGATTGGCACACGATCAGAGCGTAAAAACGGTAATTCTGGGATTTCGTGAAACGGCTATTAATAGCCTAGAAAAAGTCCAGTTAGAGAGAACTATTAAATTCCTCAGAGATAATGGCAAGCAAGCAATACTCATTAGCCCTCCGCCGCACCTATCTTTTGAGCCCATTGAGTGCACTGGTATGCCACCATTTAGGCCGACTCTTAATAAAGAATGTATACAGCTTGCAAAAGATATAAACGCCCAATACTTCATTGCAAGGACTGAGTTAATTAAGATAGCTGAAAATTCCAACGTTAAATTATTCGATACATATCAGCAAATTTGTATTCAGGACAAGTGCCAATTAAGAATTGAGGGTGGTCTGCTTTATCGAAACAAGGGCTACTTATCAATTGCCGGCTCTGAGAAAATTTTTGAAAAATTTACTGAATAG
- a CDS encoding patatin-like phospholipase family protein encodes MTQSSRRNFLKTSAVSAVAITSTSGVMADAARAQSMSLKSNIQARANEISNNLFSDDGLSLPIATKPMFSKLAKGLDRTMVLGGGGEYYIAWYCGFFHGLIESGLDMAQLPEMVVGTSAGSYMGSSLLSGEFSRLRKEFDFFGKFPEIFAKIAPLTKPNISQVRADQINMSAKDGSIETLKIIGHAALAANNKLNSERIESLVALLTGDSKKDWPASRMFTTGIDCYTGERIVVGQLTARKNGIPLSHGAAASSSLPGVAGPTLLGQRYVMDGGICSNPAHVDLVAGSKRALIITLTDGVTGAILTTIPHPVAQNIEDIKATGTKVKWIVAGTPKGVDLLDPKQIAGALRTGYDRSKIEAPKIKEFWA; translated from the coding sequence ATGACCCAATCCTCCCGACGTAATTTCTTAAAAACTTCTGCCGTTAGTGCTGTAGCTATTACTAGCACCTCTGGAGTTATGGCTGATGCTGCTAGAGCCCAGTCAATGTCCCTAAAGTCAAATATTCAAGCTAGGGCCAATGAAATATCTAATAATTTATTTTCTGACGATGGCCTGTCATTGCCAATTGCCACCAAGCCTATGTTTTCAAAATTAGCAAAAGGTCTCGATCGAACAATGGTCCTCGGCGGCGGCGGAGAATATTACATCGCTTGGTATTGCGGATTCTTTCATGGTCTTATTGAGTCCGGGTTAGACATGGCTCAACTTCCTGAAATGGTAGTTGGTACTTCTGCTGGTTCTTATATGGGTTCATCATTGCTCTCGGGAGAGTTTTCCCGTTTGCGAAAAGAGTTTGATTTTTTTGGTAAGTTCCCCGAGATTTTTGCCAAGATTGCGCCTTTAACTAAGCCCAATATTAGTCAGGTGAGGGCCGATCAAATTAATATGAGTGCAAAGGACGGCAGTATTGAGACACTTAAAATAATCGGCCATGCTGCTTTAGCAGCGAACAATAAGCTGAACAGCGAACGCATTGAAAGTCTAGTCGCATTGTTAACGGGTGATAGCAAAAAAGATTGGCCGGCTAGTCGTATGTTCACAACGGGAATAGATTGCTATACGGGTGAGCGTATTGTTGTTGGTCAACTAACCGCTAGAAAGAATGGTATTCCCTTATCTCATGGTGCGGCGGCAAGCAGCTCCTTACCAGGGGTTGCTGGACCAACATTATTAGGTCAACGTTATGTCATGGACGGGGGTATTTGCTCTAATCCAGCCCATGTAGATTTAGTGGCTGGCTCAAAAAGAGCTTTGATCATTACTTTGACTGATGGGGTGACGGGCGCAATTCTCACCACCATTCCGCATCCCGTTGCTCAAAATATTGAAGATATCAAGGCGACTGGTACAAAGGTGAAGTGGATAGTTGCCGGCACACCTAAGGGGGTTGACTTGCTTGACCCAAAGCAAATTGCTGGAGCATTGCGTACAGGCTATGATCGATCAAAAATTGAGGCACCAAAAATCAAAGAATTCTGGGCATAG
- a CDS encoding fumarylacetoacetate hydrolase family protein, translated as MSNQRREFLKASAIAGGAALTTPFIANQAEAAGPGAGAIRIANPDMAKNMTVLNYKVDNKYVLGVKTDKGILDVAKAAKQFKVKAPINTDDLIQNGDQGLGKLVGLALSKGGQNLFLDESKIEYAPAITNPEKIICVGLNYAKHAKETNNPIPTLPILFNKFNNTLNSHNGVVKASLVNAEKFDYEAELVIVMGKRAYNVSEADALLYVFGYATGQDFTARDLQQRSSQWMIGKTNDGFAPIGPYILTSDLVGNPNQLKIEQYVNGEVRQSSNTNDMVFNCAQIVSYASKIFTLEPGDIIFTGTPEGVITGYPKEKQVWLKPGDKLETRIEKLGNLKFIVA; from the coding sequence ATGAGCAACCAAAGACGTGAATTCCTAAAGGCATCTGCCATAGCCGGTGGCGCTGCGCTAACCACGCCCTTTATTGCAAATCAGGCTGAGGCAGCTGGACCTGGTGCAGGCGCTATCAGAATTGCCAATCCTGACATGGCAAAGAACATGACTGTTCTAAATTACAAAGTGGACAATAAATATGTTCTAGGCGTAAAGACAGATAAAGGAATTTTAGATGTTGCTAAAGCGGCAAAACAGTTTAAGGTTAAGGCGCCAATTAATACTGATGATTTGATTCAGAATGGTGATCAAGGTCTAGGTAAGCTGGTGGGCCTGGCGTTGAGCAAGGGCGGCCAAAATTTGTTTTTGGACGAATCTAAAATCGAATATGCGCCCGCTATTACCAATCCCGAGAAAATCATCTGCGTGGGATTGAACTACGCAAAGCATGCTAAAGAAACTAATAATCCCATTCCAACGTTACCAATTTTATTCAATAAATTCAATAACACACTTAATAGCCATAACGGCGTTGTAAAGGCATCATTAGTCAACGCAGAAAAGTTTGATTACGAAGCAGAGTTGGTTATTGTGATGGGTAAGCGTGCATATAACGTTAGTGAGGCTGATGCTTTGTTATATGTATTTGGCTATGCTACAGGACAAGACTTTACAGCGCGTGATTTACAGCAACGTAGTAGTCAGTGGATGATTGGTAAAACCAATGATGGATTCGCCCCAATAGGGCCATATATTTTGACATCAGATTTAGTTGGAAATCCAAATCAACTGAAGATAGAGCAATACGTTAATGGTGAGGTTCGTCAGTCGTCTAATACTAACGACATGGTTTTTAATTGTGCCCAGATTGTGAGCTATGCCTCCAAAATTTTTACCTTAGAGCCGGGCGATATTATTTTTACCGGCACGCCTGAGGGTGTTATTACAGGGTACCCTAAAGAAAAACAGGTATGGCTTAAACCAGGCGATAAACTTGAAACGCGTATTGAGAAGTTGGGCAATCTTAAATTTATCGTGGCTTGA
- a CDS encoding helix-turn-helix transcriptional regulator: MAGVEQIKAAKLLGKRLRKVREERGFNLAILASKLKFTVVEIVAIEDGNLYAFDNSLEAFAESADRYAQEVGADISSKSDPIKEVESITAKDCDESIPHFLRKQD, translated from the coding sequence ATGGCAGGCGTAGAACAAATAAAAGCCGCCAAGTTGCTAGGTAAGCGCTTGCGTAAGGTTCGTGAAGAGCGGGGGTTCAATTTAGCAATTCTTGCCTCAAAACTGAAATTCACCGTAGTTGAAATTGTTGCTATTGAAGATGGCAACCTGTATGCATTTGATAACTCATTAGAAGCATTTGCTGAATCAGCCGACCGTTACGCACAAGAGGTTGGTGCTGATATATCTAGTAAATCAGACCCCATAAAAGAAGTAGAGTCCATTACCGCTAAAGATTGTGATGAATCAATCCCACATTTTTTAAGAAAGCAAGACTAG
- a CDS encoding DUF6641 family protein has translation MSTLNSLKMVNSRKPTSIPPVLHRRNKLANKVWEQLQLAKASKDGGTFTVKKFKTVKDSDGARKNIEHEKRIRQWWFVAADGKVCLNVRYGAKIIEFAKGKTAVEVNSADELIKALEIIKVAVEAGELDTQIEAASGAVRAGFRR, from the coding sequence ATGAGCACATTAAACAGTTTGAAAATGGTTAATTCAAGAAAACCGACAAGTATTCCACCAGTTCTGCATCGCCGTAATAAATTAGCAAACAAGGTATGGGAGCAGCTCCAGCTAGCCAAAGCTAGTAAAGATGGCGGAACTTTTACTGTTAAGAAATTTAAGACAGTTAAAGACAGTGATGGCGCACGTAAAAATATTGAGCATGAAAAGCGTATTCGACAGTGGTGGTTTGTAGCTGCCGATGGCAAGGTTTGCTTAAACGTTCGCTATGGTGCCAAGATCATTGAATTTGCTAAAGGCAAGACTGCTGTGGAAGTAAATTCTGCAGACGAGCTAATTAAAGCATTAGAGATTATTAAGGTTGCTGTAGAGGCTGGGGAATTAGATACCCAGATTGAAGCGGCGAGTGGCGCAGTACGTGCAGGCTTTAGACGATAA